GACTGAAAATTCTTCCTATAAAAGTTCAGAAAGAGGTATATCAACCAGATGTTTGTCGAACAAATGAATAAAGACTTTTTGTATTTGAAACATGGCAGGATGTCCATTTTTTAGTACGAGTGTGAATTCCTTCGACTTAGTAGATATGCCAAGAACATGTTTCCAATAGAGAAGGAGATGTGTGACAAGTTCGAACTAGGGCTAGGAGATGAAATTCGTGCTCTTGTGGTAGCCTCCGAATGCAAGACATTGGAAAAGATAACGACCAAAGCTCACAAGATGGAATCCATTATTAAGGACAGGAGTAAGAACTTCAAAGAAGAAAGGATGAAAAGTGGTAGGTCAAGTCCTCCACCTCTATCGAGTTTCAAGaaaccaaaatatcaaaatttttcagCCTCAAGGAAAAATTCACAGTTCACTGGCTACAGACATGAAGGATTCAACAAGCCAGTATATGCCTTTGTCCTTTTCTGTGTCACAAGATAGCAATTAGTATACTCCTCAGtctgtgtcgtgacatcaaaGGCAGACTTGAGTTTTCTCCATTCTATTCCCTGTGTTGTGACATTGAATCATCCATGTTGCAACATAGTGACTAGTATTTGTTTACTATGCCTTCTAACGGTCTCCTGTACATTAACAAAGTGCGTTAGCTTACCCTTGGGCCTTATTttgcccctaaggtcaataaatgacacaatttgtacattttattgaatgtaaataaaactaagacaactgaactaaaacataacaaaaatgctTGCAATCAAGCtcattaaatgtgaaaactagtttaatctgctacactgaaTTACAACAGATCAAACATACGACATTCTTGAAGGCCTTTGGTCAGCAGAATAAAGTAGAGAGAAAGGGATGCATGCTAGTTTTATTTGTCTTCTAGTTTCcttctcttatttctttttaatttctttaagatcataaatatgaatgctaatTGTTTTGAtgctttcaatttaattaaaatgaggTTTGTGTTAGATTTATTGCATTTtgtcatgttattattatttttcatcaaaattaacaaGCATCAACAAGTACAAGCCTATGGATATCATTCGGATACCCCATGTTAAAAGAAAAGGTACAACGTTTATTAATAGCGAGTTTACAAAGGCCATCGACCACCCTATTACTCGAGCCAGCAACCTAATCAATCACAAACTTGATAGAAGAatccaacaaattgaaaatattcttCAATCGAAATCCAAAGATCGAGATATCCTCTCTATGAAGTTTAAACCGGTTAACCATCCCCGTACAATCGGTCTCGAAGATGGCCCTTTCAACATTATTGTTATTTGCCCAAACAATACCTTCTCTCAAGCCTTTCTCCTCAGCCCACTGAACATCCATTTTATAATCCAAGTAAACCATACAACCACCTAAGACAAAAACATCACTGTCACGCACAAAAATCCCGATGCCAACCACTGTGTCATGAATCCCTGCATCAACATTTATCTTAATGACATCAATTGGGGGCTTAACCCACCTTTGGGATCTAGGAGGTCTAGGTTTCATCTCAACATGCGACAagttaaaaatcctaaaatcatCCCCCAAAGTATGAGCCCGCTCCCAAATCAACCGAGCATCCTCCTCCTTCTCGTAGAACAAAGCACTGTTGCGACTATTTCGAATATTCCAAAGGACCATATGAGGTTCTCAAAAGCCTTAAGGTCCAACAAGCGAGTAGCATCCTCAAGCCAATCAATACACCTCTCAAAAGCAGAATCAAGTAAATGACCATCTGACCCACTAGAAGAAAGAACTGCACGGGCTTTAGGGTAGTCCCAAAGAGCATGGATAATAGTCTCATCCCCCGTCCCACACCTATTGCAAACTTGATCGAAATTCTAAAAAATCGAGGCCATTTTAACATTTGTCGGAAGCAAGTTGTGACCAAACCTCCAAGCAAATATACAGATTTTAGGAAGCACTCGGAGTTTCCAAATAGTTCTCCAAAACAAACGATGCGGATCAAAACCCATCTTCTTAAGGATAAGCTAAGAATACCCAGATTTTGAATAATAGCACCCAGACTTATTGTGAAACCAAGCAATCTGATCTAGGGGGCCATGCTGAATAATAGGTAAGGCACAGATATGAGCACTCATCTCCTCAACATAATGGTCCTCCACCTAATCACCATTCCACACGCACAAGTTAGGCCTCCATAAATCCCTTATCCGACCATCTCGGTTGCAACTAGAAGAGGTCCTCAATGAGTTACCATCAAGACCCTCAAAGCCCCATCTATCAGAGCCATACCTAGCTATCATGTCATCCCTATTTTCCATCTAAACCTGGTCTTGAGAGCATTAACCGCATGCACAATACTCATCCAAGGGAAAGAAGGCTTATCAACAGCCTTCGGGTGAAGCACATCCCATCCGAAAAATACTTAGAACACAAAACACGATAACATAAGGTATCCTTATTGTTGATGAGCCACCACACTTGTCTCCCGAGAAGCGCAATATTGAAAAGCCTTAAGTCCCTAAAACCAATACCACCCATGCCCTTAGGTGTACATAGAGAATCCCACGCCATCATTGCCAAGCCATGATCCTTACTCTTTTTTGCCCACCAAAAGCTCCTCATTCTCGAAATCATCACATCAAGGGTGCCTCTGGAAACAAGAAAAATCGAAAGGGCATAAGTAGGTAAAGACTGCAAAGaagatttaatgaaaatatcttTACCACCATAAGATAAAAGACTTTTAGACTAGCCTTTTATCCTAAGAGAAAACCGATCTATAATATGGTGAAACGCCCTCGCCTTATTCTTGCCAATGACCAAAGGCAAGCTCAAATAGTTATCCATAGTCTCGAAAATGCACATACCCAAGATACCACTCAACCGCTCCCTCTGATCTCTCAGACTATTAGGGCTGAAATAGACAATGGACATGGAAGGATTAATCTTTTGCCCAAAAATCGACTTGAAATAATAGAGGATATCCTTAACGATCTCAACCTCCTCtatttcaaacaaaaaggagAGTATCATCTGCAAATAAACGATGATTAATCCTAAGCCCATTCTTACTACCCCGAATCTTCCTATCCATCTAGGCCCCCAGGAGCAACCTAGAGAACGCTTCCATACAAAACAAGAAAAGATAGGGTGAAAGTGGATCACCCTGCCAAAGCCCTCTCTCAGGGATAATCACATCCGTGAAAGACGTATTACACTTAACAACATATCTCACCGATCGGACACATTAGCCCATGAAACAGAAAACCCCATACAGATCATCACTTTCTCTAAGAAGTCCCATTCAACACAATCATAAGCTTTACTCATGTCGAGCCTGATCACCAACCCTTTATTCAACCCATTTTTAGAACTCTGGAGGTAATACAAAAGCTCATTAGCAATGAGGAAATTATCATGAATCATACACCCTAGCACAAAAGCACTCTGGTTCTAGCTGATACAGACCGAAAGAccatttttaattctattatctAAGACCTTAGAAATCATCTTCTATATAACTCTACACAGGCTGATAAGACGGAAGTGAGTCATATCCTTAGGCTCATCAATTTTGGGGATGAGAACaataatagtttcatttatatccTTGATGTCTTTTCGCCCATCCAGAACATCATGATAAAGCTTGAGCACATCCTTACCAACCACCCCCCAGTTTTCTTTATAGAAGAGACCCGAAAGCCCATCAATACCTAGAGCCTTGCATGGATCCATCTGATTAAAAGCTTCAACAAGCTCCTTATCAGTCACACTGCAATCCAAAGCACTATTCATATCAGAGGTGATATAATTAGGAATCAAGCCCAACGCCCTCTCAAGGTTACCATAGGCCTCAGTCTTAAAAAGGTAGTGACAGTAATCCCAAGCCACCTAACAGGCCCTTCCAGCATCGAAAACCCAATTACCCTCAGCATCATGCAAACCCTCAATCATATTCCTTTTATTTCTCCTAAATGCCCGAACATGAAAGAAGCGGGTATTACAGTCTCCCTCTTTAAGCCACTGAATCCAAGACCTCTGAGCCAAATGCCGCTCTTCCTCCTCATAAAGGTGACCCAACTCTGCTAAGACACTCTCAACCTTTCAATGTTAAAATCTAGATTCGGCCCATCTATGAGCTTATCAATCCAATCAATTAAACTCTGCTTTAGATTTTGACCTTTATTGAATCACTGAAACTACCATTTCCCTAGGTGAAGCCGAATATGATCAAAACCAGTCAACACATCCCCATTACACTGATCCCACACTCTTTTGATCAAATCCTTAGCCTCATCCTCCTTAGCCCAATAAGCCTCAAATCGAAAAGAGAGCCTCGGATTCTTCATATCATCCCTCAGCTTCCTACCCAAAGTACAAGCAAAATGGCATCATGGTCCAAGCTTGTCTGATAAAGTACTTGCGCGGATAAGAAAAAGACATGACCCAACCAAGACGCTGAAACCTAGAATATGTCGAGTCTTTCCTTAACCACCCTATTCCCCTCGCAATTATTATACCATGTAAACCACCCCTTATCAGGCTTAATATCAACCAAAGCCAGATCATCCATAACATCTCGAAGGTTATCCATAGAGACTCTAAGCCGACTCCTCTCACTAAATTTCTCTGAATCATACATAATCTCATTGAAATCCCCACACCCTCCCCACTCGTAAGATTCCCGATCCTCCGAAGAGTGCTGCAGGACAAATGCCTCAGATTAGGATCAGGATGACCATAGAAGCCCATAAAATGAATCTAATCATTCAACTCTATTTTTACCACAGAATCCACATgatgcttaaaatatttttgaataatcaCGCTTACCCTATCCTTCCATAATAGAGCAAGAGCCCTTCTACGACCTTCAAAATCCACAACATAGTAGCCATCCATTTTGCACCAAACCCGAATACGCTCAAACTCATTTGCACGAAGCTTGGTTTCACTTAGAAAGACAATATCAGGATCATTGACAACAAGAAGTTGCCACAACTCGCGAACTATCGCAGGTTTCCTGCCTCCACGACAATTCCAACATAAGATTTTCATGGCTTTGGGCGGGGCTAATCGCCAACCACCACCTTGAAGAGAGAACCCTCCGATAATTTTCGACGGACCAACCTTACCAGGCTTTCATCAATAGCATCCTCATTCCCAATCTTGCTCTTTTTACGCTTATTCTGAGTCCTCCTAAGATCCTCCCTCAAATTTCGACCAACGCGCTTAcctaatggtgagaaagaatcTGAAATCACATCTCCTGTTCTAGTCTTATCCTTTCCCCGCTACTCTATTACAAAATCACCCTCTCTAGCTGTGATTCCAGACCTTTCCCCCTCTCCTTCATGAGCACCCCCAACCATAATAGTTTCAATCCCATTCCGCCACATACCAATACCCACGTTTGGTTGCCTGATTTGGGCCCTTAACCAATTCTCATATTGAAAATTCGGGTTAGCAATCCCTTTAAGCTTCTCAAAATGATCACATTTATGAGTGTGATGTCCTATACAACCGCAAAAATAGTAGAACGTCGGAAGACACTCATATTTGATAGCACAAAAAGTCTCTTCACCATCGACCCCAACCAAATAAACCACCCACAACGATTTAGAGATGTCTATTTTAACCCGAACTCTAATATACTCAACCCAACATCCATCCCTATACCTCCAATCAATAGCCACAACCCCTCCTATAGCTTTCCTCACATCAAAAGCCACCTGGCGATCCATTTTTTCCAATGGGATATTAAAAATTCGAACCCAAAACGGCACATGAATGAAACTGTAACAGCTCATATCTTTCCCTTTCACAAATGGGACCATGGAAAATAAGCTTTGATCAAAACTCCAAGGGGACAAATTTAGGATTCTATCCCTATCCTCAATCAAAccaaatttcactaaaaatagacCACCCTTCAATGCCACAAAATTAACCGGTTCCTTAGTATACCATAAAGATTTTAGCACTCGGTACATTGCTtctctattaattttttctccGGACATAAACTTCCCAATAGTCCATGCTTCAAATCCCTGCAAGTCTGATTTAGTTGAGCCTTGGCAGACCACCTTTCCTTTTTCAGATTCTGAGAACTTGAGATTAGCcccaaaaaaatcattcaaatcatccaTCGCACCTTAACCTCGCATCAAACAAAGAAAGACAAGACACCAAAACCGAGAACCAACCCACCACCCACGTCAACAATACACCCCACAAAAGAGAAGAAAGCACCAAACACACTAGCCAGACCACCTTCCACCGCAACCCAAAGAAAACACCAGCAATAGAACCCTAACGCAAGAAATAAAATCGCAGAAATCCCAAAAATAACAGTAAACCAAATAACCGAAAAACCAGTtcagtaaaaaatatttaaaaacccAGCAGACCATACCAAAGGAATAAAAAAACACGAATAAAAGAAacacaaatagaaaaaaaaattaaacagtcCTTTcaaagtccatttacaaccCAAAGAAAACTTGTATAGGGAAATACGACTAAAATAAGACCCAAAGAGAACTGAAACTAGACAAACACGCGAACAAGAGGAACTTCCCCACTAGTCCCCGAACACAATCCGCTCCAAAAAGTTCCCACCGTCGAAGAGAACAACCCAAGCAGGCATCAGGACCGAACAAACACCAACCACAATCGTAGCCGAAGAAACCACGCAACCCAGGCACCACGAACAAGACAcaaaaaagggagaagaaagGTCCCCGACTCAAAACAGAAAGAAGAGAACTAAGAaccaattttaagaaaaaacataaaacaaggAAGCATTCAAAAACCAAGCATTTCACAAAACACACCACCGGTACAAAAGAGGAGAATCACTCAAAAGCAAAAATAAGAATAGTCCATTaaaacagtccatttacaaaacTGGAAACAAAGTAAGGGCTAAGAGAACAAACAATATGAAGAGAACCGTAAAGGAAACCAAGCAGAAGAACCACCACAAACAGCCCAGATCAAGACCAAGCCATATGCTCCATCCGTCGAAACAAGAACAGCCCAAGAACCTTCGCGAGGAACCGACTTCCTCCCCAAACCACCAAGGGCATGACACCCGtcaaaaaccaagaaaaacGTCCCCCGTCGAGGAGAGAAAGCAGCCCAAGAACACCCTGAAGAACCAGGAAGAAACGGCCACCCCTAAAAACCGAGAGCTCACCACCCCCGGGACTGCTCGTCAATAGAAAAGGAAGCTGGAAGGGACCGACAACAAAAACCTTTCACAACGAAATAAGATAGAACCGATAGTAAAACCAAGAAACAAATACAAGGAAACAatggaaagaaacaaaaaaaagagagaaaacctGCCAGAAACTTTAAAAAACTAACAACTAatctttaaaacaaaagaaaatttaatggaatataaaagaaaaaggaacgTAAAACACATGCAAACATAAAACAACAACGTCACCGCATAAGCCACCGCCAAGGAATCGACGCAGTGGCgattggggggggggggggtggcAGTGTCCCCGGCCcgctaaaattataaaaaaatatttattgtttagtcccttaatattttgaaaacttttgccACACTTAAATTGTTTGCCCCTTCCCaactttaaacattaaaaaaatcttttttattttattttatccatataatatattttaactttttaactttaaatatttatataatatattattgtaATCAACgttaatataacattaaatgtaatattgatatattttaactttcttttattagatgatagtttttaatataatattaaaagtgaatttaggttaaaattcaatttgttaACTAGTAAAAGAAAAATCTCTTTTCCTATTGCTATTAACAACTATTCTCATCAACATTTGTCCTTCAAACGCGGCTTCGAGTTCATCTTCTAAGGTTTTTCTTTTCACCTTTTTGCAATTTTACAattgtttttattgtgttttaaagtttatagtttaattttatttcatagttattaaattttttttatcttttaagatATTGTAGTTATGAAGTCGAAAACAATTGAttcgttttttaaaaagaaaagtacaGAGACTACACAATCACCTTCAGAAGCGTCACAAATTGAGGTACCACATTCATCGTTTGTTCCTTTAAACCCTGATGCTCGTCCTTCTAAAATTCCTAGAGTTGAAGATGAGGCACTTGATTTGTCTAACTTAGAACGTGAACTTGGATTACGTAAGCAAATATATGAGTATCCGGTTAATATGCGTAATGAAGTTCAAAAGATCTTATATTAAGGTTGGACCATATCAACCTATTCTTTCAGAATATCCTGCTTCCAATTCAAAAAAGCATCCTCGTTATTTTCAACCATCATGGTTTAAACAATTTTCCTAGTTAGAATATTCACCTTCTaaagatgaaaaattttgtttgccttgttttctttttaatagcaATCCAAGTAGTAGTTTTGGATCAACTACATTTACTCATAATGGCTTTAGTAATTGGAAAAAGGTACACGATGGATGCAATTGTGCTTTTTTGACACATATGGGAAAAGATTTGAATTTACTGCATAACAATGCACAACGAGCTTATgtagatttaatgaatcaagCTCAACATATTGAAGTATCACTTGATAGACAAACTACACAACAAATTTCAGCTAATCGTCTACGTCTGAAAACTAGTATAGATGTTGTTTGATGGTTGTCATTTCAAGGGTGTGCTTTTAGAGGTCATGATGAAAGCTCAGGATCAAAAAATTGTGGGAactttcttgaatttttatcaCTATTAGCATCGTATTGTGGGAAAGTTGAAGATATTTTGAAAAGTGCTCCAAAAAATGCTAGTTATACTTCTTCAACAATACAAAAAGAGATATTGCAAATTTATGCCAATAGAGTTCGTAATGTAATTCGTGAAGAAATTGGTGACAGAAAGTTCAGCATTATTATGGATGAAGCAAGAGACAAGTCAAAAAAAGAGCAAATgacaattattttgaaatttgctGATAAACAAAGACAGGTAAAAGAACAATTTTTTGATATAGTCCATGTTAAATATATTGCATCATTGACTTTGAAGAATGTGATTTTTAATGTTCTCTTGCAACATAGTTTTGACATACAAAATTTTCGAGGTCAAGGCTATGATGGAGCAAGCAATATACGTGGGGAATTTAACGTCTTGcaagctttgattttgaatgaTTGTCGATATGCTTATTATGTTCACTGTTTTGCTCATCGTCTTTAGTTAGCATTGGTTGCAACAGCTAGAGAAGTGGTTGAAGTGCATCAATTCTTTAAAGACTTGTCtgatattattaatattgcTTCGGCTTCTTCCAAACGACACGATGAATTACAAAAAGCCCAAGCAGTTGAAATAACTCGTTTGGTATCCATCAATGAGTTAGCAACTGGAACAAGAATGAATCAAATTGGCACTTTACAACGTCCTGGTGAGACTCGATGGAGTTCCCATTTAAATTTAGTTACTAGTTTACTGAAGATGTACAATGCTACTAGCACAATTcttgaaaatctaaaaaataccGCTTCTAACTATTCTCAGCGAGGAGGTGttcataaaacatataatagaTTAAgatattttgagtttatttttattttgcatatgATGAAGGAAGTTTTAGGGATTACTGATAACCTTTGTCAAGCTCTGCAACGTCCTTCTCAAGATATATTAAATGCCATGAGTTTAGTTTTGACAACGAAAggtttaatacaaaatttaaaagatgatGGATGGAATGAATTGGTgaaaaatgtaatatatttttgtgAAACTTGGGAGTTGGATTTTCCAGATATGAATGTTCAATACATTGTGGGTTGTAGTTATAACAAGAAGGAAGATGTTACAGTGGAGCATCATTATCAAGTGGATATATTTTTTGCTACAATAGATactcagttgcaagaattgaaaaGCAGGTTTTACGAAAATGTTGCCGAGCTTCTCACTTTTACTACAGCTTTAGATCATAAGGAGCTTTTCaagttatttgatattaataaaatttgcatTCTTGTAAACAAGTTCTATCTAGAAGATTTTTCTCAACAAGAGAAAGAATGTCTCCCATATGAGTTGAAGCATTATGAACTTGATGTATGTAAGCATCctaatatgagaaaaatatcaACACTTTCTGAACTTTGCAAAAGCTTAGTTGAAAATGGAAAGTCAGTCATGTACCCACTCGTTGACAGATTGATTTGTCTTATATTGACTCTTCCAGTTTCAACAGCAACCTCAAGatggaaaatgattttttaagttCTTTGGTTGTGTACATTGAGAAAGAAATTGCagaaaaatttgatataaatgaaataattgattattttagtgAGGTCAAGGATCGAAGAGtgtaattcaaataaattttaagatttctttctagtttgttttttatttattaaattatttttctttaattaatttttatttttaaatttattatttttcattatctcGGCCCCCTCTTGAAATTTCCTAGCTTTGCCCCTGAATCGAGGATCAAGAAGActcgatacaaaatccatcatgTTACGCACAACACGACAAAACCCACCACCCAAAGAGAAATCATCCTCCACCACGAAGAAAAGACCCACCACATTCACTTTTCCACCACCATGGTAGTACAAACCAACTCACACACAACCGGCCAATTGTTCACAAGAGCAAACAAAGACGGAccaaaaacaaacaagaaaagaaatagcCAAATCTTAGAGAGAAATTTCCCCTACCAACTGCTACCAGTCGACATTCCTatgttattcttgcattataaATGTAAGGTtgcaattgaattaattatttaatcgaatgaaattgtaattaattgacaaaatatttaattggtaCATTAATCTTCTTAagtgtaaaattatattaaatgagTAATAGTATTAACCGAtattattaccttgcataatttaagattttgtgattaaatttgttttagtataaaaatatattgttacttCACTCTGTCTTATGTCgctaatgaaaattaattaattaatttaacatagaCATATGCTAGaaagattaattgattttaataagtATGTTTGCATCGGTTAACAAAAGACCAAGTTCCCATGGAATTATTTGTAACATCATaaacattgttttaataattctaagttaaagaataaaattaatctaatggACCTATgtcatattaattaaacatgttaaatatTTGCTTTCactttgggttttaattaatttaatatgttacttagttaatttttaatctagGTAATAGCTCACTTTcctcaaaatatttttccactACCAATTTGCGTAagtatatatttcataaatatttgcTTGTTCAATCTcagtggagacgataactcgatatacttatcacttttttacttgttatgatagtgtacacttgcacattacTTTTGTCCCGAATGCAAGAGATATGGGATAAGAGACTCgaggagggaccaagccagatcGTGATGGGTCAAAGGGCTTCAAAGAGAAGTGTCATGCACATAATTTAGGGGTCACCTTTAGGAACTTTGTCAAGGGGGCgattatgatatatttatttagattcCACAGAGTCTATAGTTTGAACAGCaaactttgtttaaaatttagacttggttgtaagtttaattaatagaaaatataatctATTTTAATGTAGTGAAATTTTAGTACGAATGATAAACCGGTTCAGTTGTAACGCTCGCACCCGAATCTGATGAACAGGACGGGCAGCGATGTTACAAagttgttgttttattttttaattatctttatttttcaagattttGTTTTAGGATTTTGGTGTTTACATGGCATTTAGGTTGTAATGGaaccgatttttttttttttttactttggttCTGTTTCAGTGAGGGAGCTCAATGATAAGAAATTTTGCATAATAATGATAACTTTTGTGTATAAGTGAGCCTTTAGTACTTAAAGTTTCTGATGCTAACCGAATTGTGGTACAAGTTTGAACCTCAATGATTGCGCATAAGTTCaaccatgaaattttaatttcctaAAGAAATCTAAGCATGCATGAAGGTATAAGTCTTTAGAATTTACTTAATAATTCCTTTCAGGCAAAATCTTAGGAGGCTTTGAGATTTAGAAAGGATTTAGGCAAATTTTTCTTGGACTGTTTAAGGCTTTCAAGCCTACCTTGTTAATTATTATCCCTAGAAACCCCACTTTGAGCTAAATGGCCTTTTTTTATTGACTTATCCATACATTAAGTAGCTATTCCCTTTTTGTGTAATCCTCTTTATTTTCTACCAAATCTTAGACTCAGTTTGTCTTGGACATCATCGTGCTAAAGTTTAGGGGAGTTTAAAGAGGGTTACTTTTTCTCTCATTGACTGTTTCTAGTGTCAAATAATACACAATTTTATGCTCAAATTTATCTCAGCTAATACTAGCtgtaatattttcatttatttattaaaaaagaattaaaattttaaaaaaatagtttgtcTAGTATTGTTATTATTGAGCATATAGTTgtaattgagaaaaatggaaagaattGGGTAACCTTGAGGGATATCTCCATTTGTAAAGGGTTAATGCATAACTATTCATGAGGTCCAAGGCAAGCTAAGTTTTAAGGATTTTAGCCTATAAATTTCCATCTTAATCCATACCTTGAATCTAGCCACATTACAACCATGTGAAGACCTATTAATCTAGATCGCTATGCCAACTACATTAGTGGTGAGGGGTTATTGAGTTCAACTCATTAAGGCATGAATAAAAGCTTAGGATTTCTTTTTAGCTTAATCTAAGGAATGGGGATTGATTGGGAAGAGCTATTCACACACTCACAGGGAAAGCAATCAAATCACGACTTTGTTAACATTTTAATACTTGAGGAATTTGGCGTACAAGTGCATATGAGTTagatatttgaaaaattaatttaagagcATTATATCCTATTGTATGACCATTTGGAGAGTTGATTTTGATTAGCTAATCTTGATCCTTTTGTTTTTGAGTATCTTTGTGTTTCTTGGGTGTCATTTGTTCTGTAGGTTATGTCTTTTAAGTTGGATAGTGTCATCACTCGGAATgagcaataaattaattttgagggtgtgataactc
This genomic window from Gossypium raimondii isolate GPD5lz chromosome 10, ASM2569854v1, whole genome shotgun sequence contains:
- the LOC105775519 gene encoding uncharacterized protein LOC105775519: MKSKTIDSFFKKKSTETTQSPSEASQIEVPHSSFVPLNPDARPSKIPRVEDEALDLSNLERELGLRCAFRGHDESSGSKNCGNFLEFLSLLASYCGKVEDILKSAPKNASYTSSTIQKEILQIYANRVRNVIREEIGDRKFSIIMDEARDKSKKEQMTIILKFADKQRQVKEQFFDIVHVKYIASLTLKNLALVATAREVVEVHQFFKDLSDIINIASASSKRHDELQKAQAVEITRLVSINELATGTRMNQIGTLQRPGETRWSSHLNLVTSLLKMYNATSTILENLKNTASNYSQRGGVHKTYNRLRYFEFIFILHMMKEVLGITDNLCQALQRPSQDILNAMSLVLTTKGLIQNLKDDGWNELVKNVIYFCETWELDFPDMNVQYIVGCSYNKKEDVTVEHHYQVDIFFATIDTQLQELKSRFYENVAELLTFTTALDHKELFKLFDINKICILVNKFYLEDFSQQEKECLPYELKHYELDVCKHPNMRKISTLSELCKSLVENGKSVMYPLVDRLICLILTLPVSTATSRWKMIF